A DNA window from Synchiropus splendidus isolate RoL2022-P1 chromosome 2, RoL_Sspl_1.0, whole genome shotgun sequence contains the following coding sequences:
- the tmem154 gene encoding transmembrane protein 154 has product MSRAAGMRAPRGRTPRLLLLLLLLAAFRTTVFCQIDDAVPDEEVAPDDGGETSEGEPAEATSPPPESSTPILPTELTDVDGNAVGEGSGGNPDSFYTDGADDPGATESPGEDAFNVTIILIPVVLVFLIIAMIAVGLFISRRWNSKAANKDSKIEDTYMDASTSEKVPMPMFEEDVPSVLELEMEELDQWINPDS; this is encoded by the exons ATGTCTCGGGCTGCAGGCATGAGAGCCCCTCGAGGAAGGACCCCccgactgctgctgcttctgctgctgctggctgcgTTCCGTACGACAG TTTTCTGTCAGATCGATGACGCAGTTCCAGATGAGGAAGTAGCACCAGACGATGGAGGGGAAACCAGTGAAGGCGAGCCCGCAG agGCCACGTCACCTCCTCCTGAGAGCTCGACACCCATCCTGCCTACAG AACTGACAGATGTCGACGGGAACGCTGTGGGAGAAGGCTCTGGAGGGAACCCTGACTCTTTTTATACAG ATGGTGCAGATGATCCAGGCGCCACAGAAAGTCCAGGCGAAGATGCCTTCAATGTCACCATCATTCTGATTCCTGTGGTGCTGGTCTTCTTAATCATCGCCATGATCGCTGTTGGCCTCTTCATAAGCCGCAGGTGGAACAGTAAAGCAGCAAATAAAG ATTCCAAAATTGAGGACACATACATGGATGCGTCCACTTCTGAGAAGGTGCCAAT GCCCATGTTTGAGGAAGATGTTCCTTCAGTCTTGGAGCTAGAAATGGAAGAGTTGGATCAGTGGATAAACCCAGACA GTTAG
- the npepps gene encoding puromycin-sensitive aminopeptidase produces the protein MTETRPFERLPTCVHPVNYHLWLKPDLENLIFRGNLEAQVKVTTATNEIVINCADIDIESVSFVPQGGDEIKATGFNYQNEDEKVTLLFPCALQSGSGSLNISYCGELNDKMKGFCQSKYTTPEGEVRYAAVTQFEATGARRAFPCWDEPAIKATFDVTLIIPKDLVALSNMNVIDQKRYFDDVEDDQLVEVKFGTTPLMSTYLLAFVVGEFDYVESLSSDGVTVRVYTPVGKAQQGQFALEVATKTLSFYDDFFSVPYSLPKLDLIAIPDFPAGAMENWGLITYRETALLIDSDVSCSSSKQWVALMVGHELAHQWFGNLVTMEWWTHLWLNEGFASWMEYLCVDTCFPEYDVWTQFVSADYTRALELDALDSSHPIEVDVCHPSEVNDAFDVISYSKGPSVIRMLHEYIGDEDFRKGVNNYLLKFKFQNATAEDLWRCLEDASEKPIVAVMSTWTKQMNYPLLVVDEEQQGDNRILRISQRMFCASGKQNDDRSCRWMVPISICTGDNPKSIKLKELLRRQEMTFTLREVSPNQWVKLNPGTVGFYRVHYSAAMLNNLLPAVRDHVLPPVDRLSLQNDLFTLSRAGMISTVEYLKLLEAFTHEPNYSVWSNVSSNLGVLLSLLSYTDFHREMQDFVLSMFLPVSLELGWDRKPGESHYDSLLRSLVLQKLGNTGHQPTVEEAQRRFREHLRMKQPLVADLRTPVYLTVLKHGDASTLETMLKLHRDADMQEEMNRIERALCAVTAPELIQKVLTFALSEAVSPQDSVLVIGGVAAASKQGRIAAWKFVKENWEEIYHRYQGGLLIHRLIKLTVDRFADEKMAAEVQRFFTNYRVPSVERTVQQCCENILLNDAWLKRDANEIRQYLQERTAPPL, from the exons ATGACAGAGACTAGACCCTTTGAGCGACTACCCACTTGCGTTCACCCCGTCAACTACCACTTGTGGCTAAAGCCGGACctggaaaatttgattttcagGGGCAACCTGGAAGCCCAAGTGAAG GTCACGACAGCAACAAATGAGATCGTGATCAACTGCGCCGACATCGACATCGAGAGCGTGTCGTTCGTACCTCAGGGAGGCGACG AAATTAAAGCAACAGGATTCAACTACCAGAATGAGGATGAGAAAGTGACTCTGCTGTTCCCTTGTGCTTTACAGTCAG GCTCAGGTTCATTGAACATCAGCTACTGTGGAGAGCTGAACGACAAAATGAAAGGCTTCTGTCAAAGTAAATACACAACACCCGAGGGAGAGGTCCGCTACGCTGCCGTCACCCAGTTCGAG GCCACGGGCGCTCGCCGAGCCTTCCCCTGCTGGGACGAACCCGCCATCAAAGCTACCTTTGACGTCACGCTCATCATTCCCAAAGACCTGGTGGCCTTGTCCAACATG AATGTCATAGACCAAAAACGATATTTTGATGATGTTGAGGATGATCAGCTAGTGGAGGTGAAGTTTGGCACCACCCCCCTCATGTCAACTTACCTCCTAGCTTTCGTCGTCGGCGAGTTCGACTACGTGGAGAGCCTGTCGTCCGACGGAGTGACAGTCCGCGTCTACACGCCTGTTGGGAAGGCGCAACAAGGACAGTTTGCGTTGGAG GTGGCAACTAAAACGTTGTCCTTCTACGACGACTTCTTCAGTGTCCCCTACAGTCTGCCCAAACTAGATCTCATCGCCATCCCAGATTTCCCCGCAG GAGCCATGGAAAACTGGGGCCTTATCACATACAG GGAGACGGCGTTGTTGATCGACTCAGACGTCTCCTGCTCGTCTTCCAAACAGTGGGTGGCGCTAATGGTTGGACACGAACTTGCCCACCAGTGGTTTGGAAACTTGGTCACCATG GAATGGTGGACTCACTTATGGCTGAACGAAGGCTTCGCCTCCTGGATGGAGTATCTGTGCGTGGACACCTGCTTCCCTGAATACGACGTGTGGACTCAGTTCGTCTCGGCCGACTACACTCGCGCGCTCGAGCTGGACGCGCTCGACAGCAGCCATCCCATCGAG GTAGACGTGTGTCATCCATCAGAAGTGAACGACGCGTTCGACGTCATCTCCTACAGCAAAGGGCCGTCCGTGATCCGCATGCTTCACGAATATATCGGCGATGAG GACTTCAGGAAAGGGGTGAACAACTACCTCTTGAAATTCAAGTTTCAAAATGCTACTGCAG AGGACCTGTGGCGGTGTCTGGAGGACGCGAGTGAGAAACCCATCGTGGCTGTGATGAGCACATGGACCAAACAGATGAACTATCCGCTACTGGTGGTGGACGAGGAGCAG CAAGGTGACAACCGAATCCTCAGGATATCTCAGAGAATGTTCTGTGcgagtggaaaacaaaatg ACGACAGGAGCTGCAGGTGGATGGTCCCCATTAGCATCTGCACAGGAGACAACCCCAAATCCATCAAGCTGAAGGAACTGCTACGCCGTCAGGAAATGACCTTCACGCTGAGAGAAGTCTCACCAAACCagtgggtgaag CTCAACCCCGGAACAGTGGGCTTCTATCGGGTCCACTACAGCGCCGCCATGTTGAACAACCTGCTGCCGGCCGTCAGAGACCACGTCCTCCCGCCAGTGGATCGCCTCAGTCTGCAGAATGACCTGTTCACCCTG TCTCGTGCAGGGATGATCAGCACGGTGGAGTacctgaagctgctggaggCCTTCACCCACGAGCCAAACTACTCGGTGTGGAGCAACGTGAGCAGCAACTTGGGCGTCTTGCTGTCGCTGCTGTCCTACACAGACTTCCACCGGGAGATGCAGGACTTCGTCCTGAGCATGTTCCTGCCCGTCAGCCTGGAGCTGGGCTGGGACCGGAAACCTGGAGAAA GTCACTATGATTCCCTGTTGAGAAGTCTGGTTCTGCAGAAATTGGGGAACACGGGGCACCAACCAACGGTGGAGGAGGCCCAGCGCAGATTCAGGGAGcatctgaggatgaagcagcctcttgttgcagacctCCGGACCCCG GTGTATTTGACAGTCCTGAAGCACGGAGATGCCTCCACACTGGAGACCATGCTGAAG CTCCACAGAGACGCGGACATGCAGGAGGAAATGAATCGAATAGAGCGGGCGCTGTGTGCCGTCACTGCGCCGGAGCTCATCCAGAAAGTTCTGACCTTCGCCCTCTCG GAGGCAGTTAGTCCGCAGGACTCGGTGTTGGTGATCGGAGGCGTGGCTGCGGCGAGCAAACAGGGACGGATCGCTGCCTGGAAGTTTGTGAAGGAAAACTGGGAAGAGATTTATCATCGCTACCAGGGCGGATTACTCATACATCGACTCATCAAG